One stretch of Caloramator mitchellensis DNA includes these proteins:
- a CDS encoding YlmC/YmxH family sporulation protein: MSIRLSELMDLEIVNVFNGYKYGYLGDSEIIFDKKSGEIKSILVEDENSRFLFLKGKDYIEIPWNSKIKIGEKTLIIDYKG; encoded by the coding sequence ATGAGCATAAGATTAAGCGAGCTTATGGATTTAGAGATAGTTAATGTATTTAATGGTTATAAGTATGGATATTTAGGGGATAGTGAAATAATTTTTGACAAAAAAAGTGGCGAGATAAAATCCATACTTGTTGAGGATGAAAATTCAAGGTTTTTATTTTTAAAAGGAAAAGATTATATAGAAATTCCCTGGAACAGTAAAATAAAAATAGGAGAAAAAACTTTGATAATTGATTACAAAGGTTAA